A single region of the Syngnathoides biaculeatus isolate LvHL_M chromosome 17, ASM1980259v1, whole genome shotgun sequence genome encodes:
- the ptges gene encoding prostaglandin E synthase has product MLRNNIFSCFVFYAVLLVLKMYVLAFITGQVRLRKKAFANPEDAMRHGGLQYHRLDPDVERCRRAHRNDMENVFPFLFLGAVYSMTGPSLAVARLHFAAFTACRLLHSVAYLAALPAPARSLAYVAAQVPCVSMALQILAAVAAYA; this is encoded by the exons ATGTTAAGAAACAACATTTtctcctgttttgttttctacGCCGTGCTGCTGGTGCTCAAGATGTACGTGTTGGCCTTCATCACGGGACAAGTCAGGCTCAGGAAGAAG GCTTTTGCCAACCCGGAGGACGCAATGAGACACGGCGGACTGCAGTACCACAGACTGGATCCCGACGTGGAACGATGCCGCAG GGCCCACCGCAACGACATGGAGAACGTCTTCCCCTTCCTGTTCCTGGGCGCCGTCTACTCCATGACGGGCCCGTCGCTGGCCGTGGCCCGCCTCCACTTCGCGGCCTTCACGGCGTGCCGGCTGCTGCACAGCGTGGCCTACTTGGCCGCCCTGCCGGCGCCCGCCCGCTCGCTGGCCTACGTGGCGGCGCAGGTGCCCTGCGTGTCCATGGCGCTGCAGATCCTGGCGGCGGTCGCCGCCTACGCTTGA